A window of the Drosophila simulans strain w501 chromosome 2L, Prin_Dsim_3.1, whole genome shotgun sequence genome harbors these coding sequences:
- the LOC6730395 gene encoding uncharacterized protein LOC6730395 isoform X15 — MKYSTSRLNILCLLGLCLLLFKTEPIEAQNKRTSRVTSSRSFGTNVKTDNSNGPSFDCPEEFGYYPHPSDCTQYYVCVFGGALLESCTGGLMYSHDLQTCDWPRNVGCELADTSSERNIAQSQVQRQREPHAQHVPSRIRFGAAFSSQGGTQKTATVPPQYHRSPPQVIQAQVQNIPPPPPELRVSPNPVITSRGQPKPLIDSQEDIAKLYADAQESLPPVEEEESDRQQRVYRGQPSTVSQVQRDRDGIIHQASINSIPQTGKIGSYAFGTAYSKSLQDDQTLELSYNRLDESRRRKRRDLSAQPTKVTEEKYHNDTNCSREVLEHASPTELSDSTDTSKTSQERLNDGAPANGRMRKYSSKIRQLKSENAMEFDFKEIPGEDSQLMDGYEDEDDVATGESKRRPRQLRPISHTSLKWPVQNYRAIDSPPLPQVSQQTGYSFGSYNPYLTPPNTNPVHNQQPYGNPNYNHLPGYHSYVHQQHQLASAGPLSQKKHKLPYTGYNLSLPPPPLEDDFRPIAGSYYEAAGAAQTSPRSPNSKQHHSNAGDLLPYLIQQLKELKEQRKHLQSDNFAYFRLDNQPMSPVPTQAVTPVPTISTTYYSPVDASKLSQQVTPNGQYSTMGGFYNNQKPGKASFNPNYPGKLVSQYSIASNGHDSTTESNYFQYNIVANQKMKGVFSTAPPNQIGHSAVKVRPPVTPLQVTQSINVVSAPNLTYKIPNGLQQAPFALLPEGISYASNSTIPESYQTFTKSVSTSATVLSDVPTTTPKSKLTNFQFNINEFMANLKESDLSSVNPAVNPLIKYFKELSTDNNGNINLPNPLVNRRPVTGSTSTLNSTTTTTQVDIKPNTPAYKKRIKPDPTLPTQSTPTPIRILKGYEHFIKGIQNQLNSRNSSQSTVYNTSTTLIRMPTTTTIKSVDYYDEDYEEDEDILPPSQMPPYMPVSETMAPPRRHLATARPNTESPGKGPASFQTGFLEATTTRRPFPTFTQVNQAGAEADVPSFISFPSDIFQELKQRLPKLPEPNAPQSSTKVFTTPRSVRPTSHPRPISSSTEQQPTRVRYTTIRPGIRGQQKWKTTSPVQEQKEINNHTENSAVVLNSSKQSNPGGLPLNSIHAGSSPERHRVESPSPSSLGTPQPANIFVQPTPAAPPQQSEPNRNYYNASTFNHGGSYQPQQQHQQQQLQPTPFQQAPPQEQHQQQAQAPTHSYDTSYYSVYDDDIDLYRDLEYHQQQSQEQQKPPTPQYQSAVRQQQAHPTYRPLELPATPKPPPYENQPAYNTDYDEDINGQIEQDNTYDQPTRSPQRAEHVAIQKLDTRASHSSTVTLTTTASPPEVLTYYETLTTPYAPKRGSSDYAYGSAEDNDQRDRLLTEVKSRPHTGSEDFDLIANVVGHTDKNTATPPTRSQKTKSTPPHNGSQKPGRSSNTTTHAVTFTQSSTITTTSTFPPTTTKKLTSRLST, encoded by the exons AACCCATAgaggcacaaaacaaaagaaccTCACGCGTAACCAGCTCCCGCAGCTTCGGGACCAACGTCAAGACCGACAACTCCAATGGCCCCAGCTTCGACTGCCCTGAGGAGTTCGGATACTATCCGCACCCATCAGATTGCACCCAATACTACGTGTGCGTCTTTGGAGGAGCGCTGCTTGAAAGTTGCACTGGCGGGTTGATGTACTCGCACGACCTACAGACCTGCGACTGGCCGCGAAACGTCGGCTGCGAGTTGGCGGACACATCCTCCGAGCGCAACATTGCACAAAGTCAGGTCCAGAGGCAAAGAGAACCCCATGCACAGCACGTACCAAGCCGAATACGCTTTGGAGCCGCTTTCAGCAGTCAGGGTGGCACACAGAAGACGGCCACGGTGCCGCCACAGTACCATCGTTCTCCACCCCAGGTAATACAGGCACAGGTGCAGAATATACCGCCTCCCCCACCGGAACTGCGAGTGTCACCAAACCCGGTAATCACGTCGCGTGGTCAACCAAAGCCGCTGATCGACTCCCAGGAGGACATTGCAAAG CTGTATGCCGATGCGCAGGAATCGTTGCCGCCTGTGGAAGAAGAGGAGTCCGACCGTCAGCAGAGAGTGTATCGAGGCCAACCCAGTACCGTTAGTCAAGTTCAACGCGATCGCGATGGTATTATTCACCAAGCTAGTATCAATTCTATTCCTCAAACTGGAAAAATCGGATCTTACGCTTTTGGGACCGCCTATAG CAAAAGCCTGCAGGACGACCAGACGCTCGAACTGTCCTACAACCGACTTGATGAAAGTAGGCGACGCAAACGCCGCGACCTTAGTGCCCAGCCGACAAAAGTTACAGAAGAAAAGTATCACAACGACACAAATTGTTCAAGGGAAGTGTTGGAGCATGCTAGCCCTACAGAGCTTTCTGATTCTACTGATACTTCAAAAACTTCACAAGAACGCTTAAACGATGGTGCGCCGGCAAATGGTAGGATGCGTAAATACTCTTCAAAAATACGTCAGCTAAAAAGCGAGAACGCAATGGAATTCGACTTCAAAGAAATTCCTGGCGAAGACAGCCAGTTAATGGATGGATATGAAGACGAGGATGATGTGGCCACGGGTGAGTCGAAGAGACGACCACGCCAGCTGCGACCTATTTCACATACATCACTGAAGTGGCCGGTACAAAACTACCGCGCCATTGACTCACCCCCCCTCCCACAGGTTTCTCAGCAAACGGGATACAGCTTTGGAAGTTATAATCCATACCTCACACCTCCCAATACCAATCCTGTCCACAATCAACAGCCGTACGGCAACCCTAACTACAATCATCTACCCGGATACCACTCATACGtgcatcagcaacatcaatTGGCTTCTGCTGGGCCACTCTCTCAGAAAAAGCACAAATTGCCTTATACCGGATACAATCTTTCGTTGCCCCCACCGCCGCTGGAGGATGACTTTCGTCCCATAGCTGGTAGCTACTACGAAGCTGCCGGTGCAGCTCAAACTAGTCCTCGTTCGCCCAACAGCAAACAGCACCATTCTAACGCTGGCGACCTGCTCCCTTATCTGATACAACAGTTGAAGGAGCTAAAAGAACAGCGCAAGCACCTTCAGAGTGATAACTTTGCGTACTTCCGTCTGGACAATCAACCAATGAGTCCGGTACCCACTCAAGCAGTCACACCCGTACCCACAATTAGCACCACTTACTACTCCCCAGTAGACGCGTCCAAGCTCTCACAACAGGTTACACCAAATGGTCAATACAGCACAATGGGCGGATTCTACAACAACCAAAAACCGGGTAAAGCCTCCTTTAATCCCAACTATCCCGGGAAGTTGGTATCCCAGTATAGTATCGCCTCTAACGGACATGACAGCACGACGGAGAGCAACTACTTTCAGTACAACATTGTTGCTAATCAGAAAATGAAGGGTGTCTTTAGCACAGCTCCTCCAAACCAGATCGGTCATTCTGCAGTTAAAGTTCGGCCCCCAGTCACGCCGCTTCAGGTGACTCAGAGTATTAACGTGGTATCTGCCCCAAATTTAACCTACAAAATACCTAATGGTCTGCAGCAAGCCCCATTTGCTCTTCTTCCCGAAGGCATTAGCTacgccagcaacagcaccatTCCAGAATCCTACCAAACGTTCACTAAATCTGTCAGCACATCAGCAACAGTGCTTTCCGATGTGCCTACTACAACGCCTAAGTCAAAACTGACAAACTTTCAGTTTAACATCAACGAGTTCATGGCCAATCTTAAGGAAAGCGATTTGTCCAGTGTCAACCCGGCTGTTAATCCgttgataaaatatttcaaagagcTTAGTACTGACAATAAcggaaatataaatttaccCAATCCGCTGGTTAATCGTCGCCCCGTAACTGGGAGTACCAGCACCTTGAACAGCACAACTACGACCACCCAGGTAGACATCAAGCCGAACACACCAGCGTACAAAAAACGCATAAAACCCGATCCGACACTTCCCACGCAGAGCACTCCGACTCCCATAAGGATACTGAAAGGCTACGAACATTTTATTAAGGGCATACAGAATCAACTCAACTCGCGGAACTCTAGCCAAAGCACTGTCTACAACACATCAACCACTTTAATACGAATGCCAACCACCACGACCATCAAGAGTGTCGATTATTATGACGAGGATTACGAAGAGGATGAAGACATATTGCCTCCGTCTCAAATGCCCCCTTATATGCCAGTGTCCGAGACCATGGCCCCTCCCCGCCGACATTTAGCTACAGCAAGGCCCAATACTGAATCGCCAGGAAAAGGTCCAGCCAGTTTCCAGACGGGTTTTCtggaggcaacaacaactcgACGTCCGTTTCCCACCTTCACCCAGGTGAATCAAGCCGGTGCTGAGGCCGACGTGCCCTCATTCATTAGCTTTCCTAGTGACATCTTCCAAGAACTAAAGCAGCGGCTGCCCAAGCTCCCGGAACCAAACGCCCCACAATCCAGTACCAAAGTATTCACAACTCCACGCAGTGTGCGCCCAACCTCCCATCCAAGGCCTATCTCCTCCAGTACAGAACAGCAGCCAACTCGCGTGCGTTATACAACTATCCGACCAGGCATAAGAGGACAACAAAAATGGAAGACGACGTCACCAGTCCAAGaacaaaaggaaataaataatcataCCGAAAACAGTGCCGTTGTCTTAAACTCAAGCAAGCAGAGCAACCCGGGCGGCCTTCCACTAAACTCAATACATGCCGGCTCAAGCCCAGAAAGACACAG AGTTGAGTCGCCTTCACCGTCATCGCTAGGGACACCGCAACCCGCTAATATATTTGTACAGCCCACGCCAGCAGCCCCGCCGCAACAGTCAGAGCCCAATCGTAACTACTACAATGCATCTACATTTAATCATGGGGGCAGCTACcaaccacagcagcaacaccaacaacaacagttaCAACCAACACCATTCCAACAAGCGCCACCACAagaacaacatcagcagcaggcacAAGCCCCAACACATTCATATGACACATCCTATTATTCGGTTTACGACGACGATATCGATTTATATAGGGATCTAGAGTACCATCAGCAACAGtcacaggagcagcagaaaccACCTACGCCGCAGTATCAGTCGGCAGTTCGCCAGCAGCAGGCCCACCCAACCTACCGTCCCTTAGAGCTCCCCGCCACTCCGAAGCCCCCCCCTTACGAAAACCAGCCAGCGTACAATACAGACTACGATGAGGATATTAATGGTCAG ATTGAACAGGATAATACGTACGATCAGCCAACACGTTCTCCTCAAAG GGCAGAACATGTGGCCATACAAAAACTGGATACCCGAGCCAGCCACTCGAGCACTGTCACTCTAACAACGACAGCATCCCCACCGGAAGTACTCACATACTACGAAACGCTGACCACACCCTATGCTCCGAAGCGCGGGTCTAGCGACTACGCCTATGGGTCGGCAGAAGACAATGACCAGAGGGATCGTTTACTAACCGAAGTCAAGTCTAGGCCCCATACCGGTAGCGAAGACTTTGACCTAATTGCCAATGTTGTGGGTCATACCGACAAGAACACCGCGACTCCACCAACACGATCGCAAAAAACGAAATCGACACCGCCACATAACGGAAGCCAGAAGCCAGGAAGGAGTTCCAACACCACAACACATGCTGTTACGTTCACGCAGTCCTCAACAATAACAACCACATCCACATTTCCTCcaacgacaacaaaaaaacttACAAG TCGCCTTTCTACGTAA